The following proteins come from a genomic window of Microbacterium sp. SY138:
- the aroC gene encoding chorismate synthase, which translates to MLRVLTAGESHGPELIAVMEGLPSGVPVSSEAIQADLARRKLGYGRGSRMKFEQDELTISGGVRHGRSLGSPIALRIGNTEWPKWIEVMNPEPVELTDKSRGRSAPLTRPRPGHADLVGMQKYDFDEARPILERASARETAARVALGAIARSFLGELGIRLVSHTLSIGPVRVPEGSALPTPDDVEALDADPLRCFDAATSALMVAEVDDAKKDGDTLGGIVEVLAYGLPPGLGSHVHWDRRLDARLAQALMSIQAIKGVEVGDGFETTRRRGSAAHDELFATADGITRGSDRAGGTEGGMSTGTVLRVRAGMKPIATVPHALRTIDIATGDDATAHHQRSDVCAVPAAGVVAEAMVAVELANAVLEKFGGDSIRETRRNLDGYLAGIPAELRTTPASEAALIAHDERG; encoded by the coding sequence ATGCTCCGCGTGCTCACGGCCGGCGAATCGCACGGCCCAGAACTCATCGCCGTCATGGAGGGTCTTCCCTCCGGCGTCCCTGTGTCCTCCGAGGCCATCCAGGCCGACCTCGCCCGTCGCAAGTTGGGCTATGGCCGCGGCTCGCGGATGAAGTTCGAGCAGGATGAGCTGACGATCTCCGGCGGTGTGCGCCACGGCCGGAGCCTCGGCAGTCCGATCGCGCTGCGCATCGGCAACACCGAATGGCCCAAGTGGATCGAGGTCATGAACCCCGAGCCCGTCGAGCTCACGGACAAGTCTCGCGGACGCAGCGCGCCTCTCACCCGTCCGCGTCCAGGGCACGCCGATCTGGTGGGCATGCAGAAATACGACTTCGACGAGGCGCGTCCGATCCTCGAGCGTGCGAGCGCCCGCGAGACGGCCGCTCGTGTCGCGTTGGGAGCGATCGCCCGCTCCTTCCTCGGTGAGCTCGGGATCCGTCTCGTCAGCCACACGTTGTCGATCGGCCCGGTGCGCGTACCCGAGGGTTCTGCGCTGCCCACGCCGGATGACGTCGAGGCGCTGGACGCCGATCCGCTCCGGTGCTTCGACGCGGCGACCTCCGCGCTGATGGTGGCCGAGGTCGACGACGCCAAGAAGGACGGCGACACGCTCGGCGGGATCGTCGAGGTCCTCGCGTACGGGCTGCCTCCGGGACTCGGCTCCCACGTGCACTGGGACCGGCGCCTCGACGCGCGTCTGGCCCAGGCCCTGATGAGCATCCAGGCGATCAAGGGTGTCGAGGTCGGCGACGGCTTCGAGACCACCCGTCGTCGCGGCTCGGCCGCGCACGACGAGCTCTTCGCGACCGCCGACGGCATCACGCGCGGATCCGACCGTGCCGGCGGCACCGAGGGCGGCATGTCGACGGGCACCGTCCTGCGCGTGCGTGCCGGCATGAAGCCGATCGCGACGGTGCCGCACGCGCTGCGGACGATCGACATCGCGACAGGAGACGACGCCACTGCCCACCACCAGCGCTCCGACGTGTGCGCGGTACCAGCCGCCGGTGTGGTCGCCGAGGCGATGGTCGCGGTCGAGCTCGCGAACGCCGTGCTGGAGAAGTTCGGCGGCGACAGCATCCGGGAGACGCGACGGAACCTCGACGGGTACCTGGCGGGCATCCCTGCCGAGCTGCGCACGACCCCCGCGTCCGAGGCGGCGCTCATCGCGCATGACGAGCGCGGCTGA
- a CDS encoding shikimate kinase: MTSAADPLTLVLVGPMAAGKTSVGRRVARRLGVAFIDTDKRIVAAHGPIAGIFEAHGEAHFRALERAAVAEALAEGGVISLGGGAVTEAATRELLAEHPVVFLTVSPDAVADRLRGSNRPLLAGEDPLERWKKIFEERRGWYAEVSSATFDTSRRPMQKIADEIVAWRREQR; this comes from the coding sequence ATGACGAGCGCGGCTGATCCGCTGACGCTGGTGCTGGTCGGCCCGATGGCCGCCGGCAAGACCAGCGTCGGCAGACGCGTCGCTCGTCGGCTCGGCGTCGCGTTCATCGACACCGACAAGCGCATCGTGGCCGCCCACGGACCCATCGCCGGCATCTTCGAGGCCCACGGCGAGGCGCACTTCCGTGCCCTCGAGCGGGCCGCGGTGGCAGAGGCCCTCGCCGAGGGCGGGGTGATCTCCCTCGGTGGCGGGGCGGTGACGGAAGCGGCGACCCGGGAGCTGCTGGCAGAGCACCCGGTCGTGTTCCTGACCGTGAGCCCCGACGCGGTGGCCGATCGGCTCCGTGGGAGCAATCGTCCGCTGCTGGCGGGGGAGGACCCCCTGGAGCGCTGGAAGAAGATCTTCGAGGAACGTCGGGGGTGGTACGCCGAGGTGTCATCGGCGACCTTCGACACCTCACGTCGTCCGATGCAGAAGATCGCGGACGAGATCGTGGCATGGAGGAGAGAGCAGCGATGA
- the aroB gene encoding 3-dehydroquinate synthase has product MSTTTISVTGSDAYDITIGRGILERVSAALAPGVRKILVVHPPTLAARAAELRDRLLADTSDGPREVLLAEIPDAEQGKRIEVAAFCWQVMGQADFTRSDAVIGYGGGSVTDLAGFVAATWLRGVQLIQVPTTVLGLVDAAVGGKTGVNTAEGKNLVGAFWAPRAVVGDLDELASLSPNEATAGFAEVVKAGFIWAPEILDIVEADPARAVDPTTDEFRRAIELAIAMKAEVVSDDFREAGLREILNYGHTLGHAIEHAERYRWRHGAAISVGMLYAAELSRLAGRLSDAAAERHRTILESLGLPTSYRAGAWPQLLATMQRDKKSRGGMLRFILLDDIAKPTVLQAPDESLMFAAYQEVGA; this is encoded by the coding sequence ATGAGCACGACGACCATCAGCGTCACCGGTAGCGACGCCTACGACATCACGATCGGGCGGGGGATCCTCGAACGGGTCTCGGCTGCGCTGGCTCCGGGGGTGCGCAAGATCCTGGTCGTGCACCCCCCGACGCTGGCCGCCCGGGCCGCCGAGCTGCGCGATCGCCTGCTCGCCGACACCTCGGACGGGCCGCGTGAGGTGCTGCTCGCCGAGATCCCGGATGCGGAGCAGGGCAAGCGCATCGAGGTCGCGGCCTTCTGCTGGCAGGTGATGGGGCAGGCCGACTTCACGCGCAGTGACGCCGTCATCGGCTACGGCGGCGGCTCGGTCACCGATCTCGCCGGCTTCGTGGCGGCGACGTGGCTGCGCGGTGTGCAGCTGATCCAGGTGCCGACCACGGTCCTCGGCCTCGTCGACGCGGCGGTCGGCGGCAAGACCGGGGTGAACACCGCGGAGGGCAAGAACCTCGTCGGTGCGTTCTGGGCGCCGCGCGCCGTCGTGGGCGACCTCGACGAGCTCGCGAGCCTCAGCCCGAACGAGGCGACCGCCGGTTTCGCCGAGGTGGTGAAGGCCGGATTCATCTGGGCGCCGGAGATCCTCGACATCGTCGAGGCGGATCCCGCTCGTGCCGTTGACCCCACGACGGACGAGTTCCGGCGTGCCATCGAACTTGCGATCGCGATGAAAGCCGAGGTCGTCTCGGACGACTTCCGGGAGGCGGGCCTGCGGGAGATCCTCAACTACGGCCACACCCTCGGGCACGCCATCGAGCACGCAGAGCGATACCGCTGGCGTCACGGCGCCGCGATCTCGGTCGGCATGCTGTACGCGGCCGAGCTCTCGCGTCTCGCCGGACGCCTCTCCGACGCCGCGGCGGAGCGTCACCGCACCATCCTCGAGTCGCTGGGGCTTCCGACCTCGTACCGCGCAGGAGCATGGCCGCAGCTGCTCGCCACGATGCAGCGCGACAAGAAGAGCCGCGGCGGAATGCTGCGCTTCATCCTTCTCGACGACATCGCGAAGCCGACGGTGCTGCAGGCCCCGGACGAATCGCTGATGTTCGCCGCCTACCAGGAGGTCGGCGCGTGA
- the aroQ gene encoding type II 3-dehydroquinate dehydratase, which translates to MSRRILLVNGPNLNLLGSREPEVYGTATLADVERITIDAAAEHGFEVRAVQSNHEGVLIDAIHAAREDCAAIVINPGGLTHTSVVLRDALTGVSLPFAEVHISDVYAREEFRHHSYLDDVAAVRVVGRGVDGYADAVRQLAALIP; encoded by the coding sequence GTGAGCCGACGCATCCTCCTGGTCAACGGACCCAACCTGAACCTGCTCGGTTCGCGCGAACCCGAGGTGTACGGCACGGCCACGCTCGCCGACGTGGAGCGCATCACCATCGACGCCGCCGCAGAACACGGCTTCGAGGTGCGTGCGGTGCAGAGCAACCACGAGGGGGTGCTGATCGACGCGATCCACGCCGCCCGTGAGGACTGCGCCGCGATCGTGATCAATCCCGGCGGACTCACGCACACGTCGGTGGTGCTGCGCGACGCTCTCACCGGAGTCTCGCTGCCGTTCGCCGAGGTGCACATCTCCGATGTGTACGCACGGGAGGAATTCCGGCACCACTCCTACCTCGACGACGTCGCGGCCGTGCGCGTCGTCGGACGCGGTGTCGACGGCTACGCGGATGCCGTGCGGCAGCTCGCAGCACTCATCCCTTAG
- the efp gene encoding elongation factor P, whose product MASTADIKNGVVLSIDGQLWSVIEFQHVKPGKGGAFVRTKLKNVVSGKVVDRTYNAGAKIEIENVDRRDYTYLYTDGDGYVFMDQTDFDQITVGAATVGDAKNFLLENQAVTIALNNGNPLYIDLPASVVLEITYTEPGLQGDRSSAGTKPATLETGYEIQVPLFVEAGTKVKVDTRTGDYLGREK is encoded by the coding sequence ATGGCATCTACCGCAGACATCAAGAACGGCGTCGTCCTCAGCATCGACGGTCAGCTCTGGAGCGTCATCGAGTTCCAGCACGTCAAGCCCGGCAAGGGTGGCGCCTTCGTGCGCACCAAGCTGAAGAACGTCGTCTCGGGCAAGGTCGTCGACCGTACGTACAACGCCGGCGCCAAGATCGAGATCGAGAACGTCGACCGCCGCGACTACACGTACCTGTACACCGACGGCGACGGTTACGTCTTCATGGACCAGACAGACTTCGACCAGATCACGGTCGGCGCCGCTACGGTCGGCGACGCGAAGAACTTCCTGCTCGAGAACCAGGCCGTCACGATCGCCCTGAACAACGGCAACCCGCTCTACATCGACCTCCCGGCGTCCGTGGTCCTCGAGATCACCTACACGGAGCCCGGCCTGCAGGGCGACCGCTCGTCGGCCGGCACCAAGCCCGCCACGCTCGAGACCGGCTATGAGATCCAGGTGCCGCTCTTCGTCGAGGCCGGCACCAAGGTCAAGGTCGACACCCGCACGGGTGACTACCTCGGCCGCGAGAAGTAA
- the nusB gene encoding transcription antitermination factor NusB yields MSARTKARKRALDILFSADVRGDDLAVTLAAEAKRAASEPAREASWLYAREIVDGIIDSRDEIDEQITTHSRDWKLERMPAVDRALLRIGVWEILYNDDVPTAVAIDEAVELAKEFSTDDSGAFVHGVLARVARAA; encoded by the coding sequence GTGAGCGCCCGGACGAAGGCGCGCAAGCGCGCTCTCGACATCCTGTTCTCCGCCGATGTGCGCGGGGACGACCTCGCGGTCACGCTGGCCGCCGAGGCGAAGCGCGCCGCGAGCGAGCCCGCCCGCGAGGCGTCCTGGCTCTACGCCCGCGAGATCGTCGACGGCATCATCGACTCGCGCGATGAGATCGACGAGCAGATCACGACGCACAGCCGCGACTGGAAGCTGGAGCGGATGCCCGCGGTCGACCGCGCGCTGCTCCGGATCGGCGTGTGGGAGATCCTCTACAACGACGACGTTCCGACGGCTGTCGCGATCGATGAGGCCGTGGAACTCGCCAAGGAGTTCTCGACCGATGACTCCGGCGCCTTCGTGCACGGCGTCCTCGCGCGAGTCGCCCGCGCCGCCTGA
- a CDS encoding SNF2-related protein has translation MPLPNDPSRPDGASSADWRSILGAPREDAVTQLALGVELRVRDGRGANPWASRPQRTATARDVAKRTGEILLGIRPLEKSAATGAWVQGAATWDAVRRSPTQYGRDRSRWFADLLSIARDTLLSGTAGDWLVADLIESGLLWGHLRAAADVDVPLIATQKSTTVVLADRATIGATVGRDDAGGLLVRPDITIDGRDADPADVQTIGHRGLYEVAQHGTKLRVTLAEAPIAEPVHALLAARTGLEVPARDEAAFFRDAYPLLARRVEVRPVGRVELPVLPAPRPVLELSFLRGDTVKYTFEWDYRGFGRVPFAPGGDAVRDAVAEEMLRDALQAVWMEQLGEELTSAGSFHDVAAAEFVTRMVPALEAEGVMVSVSGRRKSYHELTGEPQITVSTVESSDPDWFDLGVLVKIDGRTIPFEPLFTALSKGRKKLLLVDGSYFSLNHRALDRLRELIDESGELEEWETGPRISRYQTDLWEEFEDLADEAVPAVTWRATADGLRTATSVPAVSMPSGITAALRPYQKEGLDWLAFLWSHRLGGILADDMGLGKTLQLLALIAHARETGEQRPFLVVVPTSVLATWRSEAERFAPALRVLLRGSTQGRSLDDSIGDADLVITTYAVARLDEAEYARVEWAGLILDEAQFVKNPATKLHRAVASFRADVTFAVTGTPMENSLSELWALLKLTAPGLFASARKFREHYIQPIEQGKVPENEEGGAYRQRRLEQLRRRIRPLLLRRTKELVAPDLPAKQEQILEVELSSSHRALYDVVLQRERQKVLRLLEDLDRNRFIVFRSLTLMRMLSLAPGLIDPEDAKIGSRKLDVLIERVIELQAEGHRALVFSQFTSFLDLAAARLDAAGIPYAHLDGSTRHRQKVVESFTSGEQPVFLISLKAGGFGLTLTEADYVFLLDPWWNPAAEAQAVDRTHRIGQDSQVFVYRMISTGTIEEKVLDLQRRKARLFTAVLDDEALFAQSLSADDIRGLFEG, from the coding sequence ATGCCCCTGCCGAACGACCCGTCCCGTCCCGATGGCGCGTCATCCGCAGACTGGCGTTCGATCCTCGGAGCGCCGCGCGAAGATGCGGTGACGCAGCTCGCGCTCGGGGTCGAGCTCCGCGTGCGCGACGGTCGCGGAGCGAACCCCTGGGCCTCCCGCCCGCAGCGGACCGCTACTGCGCGCGACGTCGCCAAGCGCACGGGGGAGATCCTGCTCGGCATCCGTCCGCTCGAGAAGAGCGCGGCGACCGGTGCCTGGGTGCAGGGTGCGGCAACCTGGGACGCGGTGAGACGTTCCCCGACGCAGTACGGACGCGACCGCTCCCGATGGTTCGCCGATCTGCTCAGCATCGCGCGCGACACGCTGCTGTCCGGCACGGCGGGCGACTGGCTGGTCGCCGATCTGATCGAGTCCGGCCTGCTGTGGGGGCATCTGCGCGCGGCGGCCGACGTCGACGTCCCGCTGATCGCCACGCAGAAGAGCACGACCGTCGTTCTCGCTGATCGCGCCACGATCGGCGCGACGGTCGGCCGTGACGACGCGGGCGGACTCCTCGTGCGCCCTGACATCACGATCGACGGCCGCGATGCAGACCCCGCCGACGTGCAGACGATCGGGCACAGAGGGCTCTACGAGGTCGCTCAACACGGCACGAAGCTGCGCGTGACGCTCGCCGAGGCGCCGATCGCCGAGCCGGTGCACGCACTGCTCGCCGCAAGGACGGGGCTCGAGGTGCCCGCGCGTGACGAAGCCGCGTTCTTCCGTGACGCCTACCCGCTGCTTGCCCGGCGGGTCGAGGTGCGTCCGGTCGGTCGCGTCGAGCTGCCGGTGCTGCCCGCACCCCGACCGGTGCTCGAACTGTCGTTCCTGCGCGGCGACACGGTGAAGTACACGTTCGAATGGGACTATCGCGGGTTCGGGCGCGTCCCGTTCGCTCCCGGAGGAGACGCCGTGCGCGACGCGGTCGCGGAGGAGATGCTCCGAGACGCGCTCCAGGCCGTCTGGATGGAGCAGCTGGGCGAAGAACTCACTTCGGCGGGTTCCTTCCACGACGTCGCCGCCGCCGAGTTCGTCACTCGCATGGTGCCGGCGCTCGAGGCAGAGGGCGTCATGGTCTCCGTATCCGGTCGTCGCAAGAGCTATCACGAGCTCACGGGCGAGCCGCAGATCACCGTATCCACCGTCGAGAGCAGCGACCCCGACTGGTTCGACCTGGGAGTCCTGGTAAAGATCGACGGGCGCACCATCCCGTTCGAACCGCTGTTCACGGCGCTCAGCAAGGGCCGCAAGAAGCTCCTCCTCGTGGATGGCAGCTACTTCTCCCTGAACCATCGAGCGCTCGATCGTCTCCGGGAGCTGATCGACGAGTCCGGCGAGCTCGAAGAATGGGAGACCGGCCCGCGGATCAGCCGCTACCAGACCGATCTCTGGGAGGAGTTCGAGGATCTCGCTGATGAGGCGGTTCCCGCGGTCACGTGGCGCGCGACCGCCGACGGCCTGCGCACAGCCACCTCCGTGCCTGCGGTGTCGATGCCGTCGGGCATCACCGCCGCGCTCCGGCCGTACCAGAAGGAGGGCCTGGACTGGCTCGCCTTCCTGTGGAGTCATCGTCTGGGCGGTATCCTCGCCGACGACATGGGGCTCGGAAAGACGCTCCAGCTCCTGGCTCTCATCGCGCATGCCCGAGAGACGGGGGAGCAGCGGCCGTTCCTCGTGGTCGTCCCGACGTCGGTGCTCGCCACCTGGCGGAGCGAGGCCGAGCGCTTCGCGCCTGCGCTCCGGGTGCTGCTCCGGGGGAGCACACAGGGTCGCTCGCTCGATGACAGCATCGGTGACGCCGATCTCGTCATCACGACCTACGCGGTCGCCCGTCTTGACGAGGCCGAGTACGCCCGTGTCGAGTGGGCGGGACTCATCCTCGACGAGGCGCAGTTCGTGAAGAACCCGGCGACCAAGCTGCATCGTGCTGTGGCCTCGTTCCGTGCGGACGTGACGTTCGCGGTCACCGGCACCCCGATGGAGAACAGCCTCAGCGAGCTGTGGGCGCTGCTGAAGCTCACCGCTCCCGGCCTGTTCGCCTCTGCGCGGAAGTTCCGCGAACACTACATCCAGCCGATCGAGCAGGGAAAGGTCCCGGAGAACGAGGAGGGCGGCGCCTATCGGCAGCGACGCCTCGAGCAGCTGCGGCGGCGCATCCGGCCCCTGCTGCTGCGACGGACGAAGGAGCTCGTGGCCCCCGACCTCCCGGCGAAGCAGGAGCAGATCCTCGAGGTCGAGCTCAGCTCGTCTCATCGCGCGCTCTACGACGTGGTCCTGCAGCGCGAACGGCAGAAGGTTCTCCGACTGCTGGAAGACCTCGATCGCAACCGCTTCATTGTCTTCCGCTCGCTCACACTGATGCGCATGCTCAGCCTGGCCCCCGGGCTCATCGACCCCGAAGATGCGAAGATCGGTTCGCGCAAGCTCGACGTGCTGATCGAGCGGGTGATCGAGCTCCAGGCGGAGGGCCATCGGGCGCTCGTGTTCAGCCAGTTCACCTCGTTCCTCGATCTGGCCGCGGCGCGCCTCGATGCCGCCGGCATTCCTTATGCGCATCTCGACGGGTCGACACGTCACCGGCAGAAGGTCGTCGAGAGCTTCACCTCGGGGGAGCAGCCGGTGTTCCTCATCAGTCTGAAGGCCGGCGGCTTCGGCCTCACGTTGACCGAGGCCGATTACGTCTTCCTGCTCGATCCGTGGTGGAACCCCGCAGCCGAGGCGCAGGCCGTCGATCGCACACACCGCATCGGTCAGGACAGCCAGGTGTTCGTGTATCGCATGATCTCCACCGGCACGATCGAGGAGAAGGTGCTCGACCTGCAACGCCGCAAGGCCCGGCTGTTCACCGCCGTGCTCGACGACGAGGCGCTGTTCGCGCAATCGCTCTCCGCCGACGACATCCGCGGGCTGTTCGAGGGCTGA
- a CDS encoding Rieske 2Fe-2S domain-containing protein produces the protein MRITGLGHAGMFIETVGGNIICDPVLGPSFYGSWFPFPDNRGLDWERFGREADFLWISHRHRDHFDPRLLERYIRKDIEVLLPEYPTDDLEKDIRALGYTNITYAPAGQVIQRGELKMMITPLRAPSDGPIGDSSLSVDDGTGSMLNQNDSHPLDLEKLLDFGKPDAYFTQVSGAIWWPMVYDLPLDAKQNFARLKREAQNKRAMYYIEKVDAPHVFPMAGPPMFLRDDLFDFNGLGKNGESIFTDQKQFLAHMKELAPQYDGQLFIPGTVVTVEDGSVTSEQTLYTEAEISHIFDEKWDYLEEQRASRQQEIRDEEASRAAIIPPAEMLEAIKNWWEPLLKKSRTIRLGVGGCVRFRIGELDMVVDFPRAKVREYAGEECIYWYTIPADLVSTNIVDHEIDWSNSIFLSMQFSVGRSGKFNEFLTTFLKCLSVDRIEYVENWYQEQTDQTEDAEIGDWVVQRRCPHLRADLTRTGTVDEDGILTCSMHDWKWDLKTGRCLSTAGHPIRSSKIDEVTDPVLQEAS, from the coding sequence ATGCGGATCACGGGACTCGGCCACGCCGGGATGTTCATCGAGACGGTCGGCGGGAACATCATCTGCGACCCGGTCCTCGGACCCTCGTTCTACGGATCCTGGTTCCCGTTCCCCGACAACCGAGGCCTGGACTGGGAGCGTTTCGGGCGTGAAGCCGATTTCCTCTGGATCTCGCACCGGCACCGCGACCACTTCGACCCGCGGCTCCTCGAACGCTACATCCGCAAGGACATCGAGGTGCTGCTTCCGGAGTACCCGACCGATGACCTCGAGAAGGACATCCGGGCACTCGGCTACACGAACATCACGTACGCCCCGGCCGGGCAGGTGATCCAGCGCGGCGAGCTCAAGATGATGATCACGCCGCTGCGAGCCCCCAGCGACGGTCCGATCGGCGACTCCTCGCTGAGCGTCGACGACGGCACCGGCTCGATGCTGAACCAGAACGACTCCCACCCGCTCGATCTCGAGAAGCTGCTCGATTTCGGCAAGCCCGACGCGTACTTCACTCAGGTGTCCGGCGCGATCTGGTGGCCCATGGTCTACGACCTGCCTCTCGATGCCAAGCAGAACTTCGCCCGTCTCAAGCGCGAAGCGCAGAACAAGCGCGCCATGTACTACATCGAGAAGGTCGACGCTCCGCACGTCTTCCCGATGGCGGGCCCGCCCATGTTCCTGCGTGACGACCTGTTCGACTTCAACGGCCTCGGTAAGAACGGCGAGTCGATCTTCACCGACCAGAAGCAGTTCCTCGCGCACATGAAGGAGCTGGCGCCGCAGTACGACGGGCAGCTCTTCATCCCCGGCACGGTCGTCACGGTCGAGGACGGATCCGTCACGAGCGAGCAGACGCTCTACACCGAGGCCGAGATCTCCCACATCTTCGACGAGAAGTGGGACTACCTCGAGGAGCAGCGGGCGAGTCGACAGCAGGAGATCCGCGACGAGGAGGCTTCTCGTGCCGCGATCATCCCGCCCGCCGAGATGCTCGAGGCGATCAAGAACTGGTGGGAGCCGCTGCTGAAGAAGTCCCGCACGATCCGACTCGGCGTCGGCGGGTGCGTGCGCTTCCGCATCGGCGAGCTCGACATGGTGGTCGACTTCCCCCGCGCGAAGGTCCGGGAGTACGCCGGGGAGGAGTGCATCTACTGGTACACCATCCCCGCAGACCTGGTCTCGACGAACATCGTCGATCACGAGATCGACTGGTCGAACTCGATCTTCCTCTCGATGCAGTTCTCCGTGGGGCGCAGCGGCAAGTTCAACGAGTTCCTCACCACGTTCCTCAAGTGCCTCTCCGTGGATCGGATCGAGTACGTCGAGAACTGGTACCAGGAGCAGACCGACCAGACCGAGGATGCCGAGATCGGCGACTGGGTCGTGCAGCGCCGGTGCCCGCACCTGCGTGCCGACCTCACCCGCACGGGCACGGTCGACGAAGACGGCATCCTCACGTGCAGCATGCACGACTGGAAGTGGGACCTGAAGACGGGGCGCTGTCTGTCGACCGCCGGTCACCCGATCCGTTCCTCCAAGATCGATGAGGTCACCGACCCCGTGCTGCAGGAGGCCAGCTGA
- the pyrR gene encoding bifunctional pyr operon transcriptional regulator/uracil phosphoribosyltransferase PyrR, producing the protein MSMRTVLHEADISRALTRIAHEILESNRGAENLVLLGIPTRGVTLAHRLGLLISEIAQQSVPVGALDVTLFRDDLAQHPTRSPQPTEIPVGGIDGKTVVLIDDVLFSGRSIRAALDAIQSIGRPSVVRLAILVDRGHRELPIRPDFVGKNIPSARTERVNVRLFENDGAEEVTIGE; encoded by the coding sequence ATGAGCATGCGCACCGTGCTGCACGAAGCCGACATCTCACGAGCGCTGACCCGTATCGCGCACGAGATCCTCGAGTCCAATCGAGGAGCCGAGAATCTGGTCCTGCTGGGCATCCCGACCCGCGGTGTGACCCTCGCCCATCGCCTCGGGCTGCTGATCAGCGAGATCGCGCAGCAGTCCGTCCCGGTCGGCGCTCTCGACGTCACGCTCTTCCGCGACGACCTCGCCCAGCACCCGACACGCTCCCCGCAACCCACCGAGATCCCGGTCGGCGGCATCGACGGCAAGACCGTCGTGCTCATCGACGATGTGCTCTTCTCCGGTCGCAGCATCCGGGCAGCGTTGGACGCGATCCAGTCGATCGGGCGCCCCTCGGTCGTGCGCCTCGCGATCCTCGTCGACCGCGGGCACCGTGAGCTCCCGATCCGTCCCGATTTCGTCGGCAAGAACATCCCCTCCGCCCGCACCGAGCGGGTCAACGTGCGCCTCTTCGAGAACGACGGTGCGGAGGAGGTGACGATCGGCGAATGA